CGGGCATGCAATTCAGCCCAGAGCTTCTCGGTTCCCGCTTCCTGCGCATGATTGACGTACTGCGAGGCGACCAGCCATCCCTTGATATAGGGCAGCGGAAAGACGCAGCCGAGCAGGACCAGAGGGAACGAGGTAACGAGATGCACCCAATAGGGCGGATCAAAGGCCACCTGGAGCCACACCACGAAGAATGAGAGCGGGAAAGCGACGATGCAGAGCGAGAAAAAGGCCGGGCCGTCGTCGGGCGCCGCGAAGTTATAGTTCAGATCGCACTTGGGGCAGCGGGTCTGCAACTTCAGCCATTTCCTGAACATGGATGCCGATCCGCACTTGGGGCAAAGACCCTTCAGCCCGCAGTGGAAGATCCATTTCCCTTTGCCTTCGGTGGTGCCTTTGATCTGCATCGACTCAGTCCTTAGCGGGATTGCTGATTCTGCCTGCCCTATACGCCCCCATTTGCATGCATGCAATATACCATGCAATTTACAGATATATGCCTATGCCAGGATTTATATGCATGCATTATGGCCAAGCGCCTTGATAGGCCGACGATAGCAAGCCAATAAACGTGCATATCGGGCAACCATATCTCGACACGGATGTGCGACCAACTATCGATAGCGATCTCTGCCATCAGCCTTCATCGCTTGCGGGAAGCACCCAAAGCCCCAACTTCCGGGCTGACAATCGCATTTGCGCTCCGCGCTGTCTCTTCTGCCATGTGGGCCGGGCCAATCCTGCCGGCCCTGGCTTCGCTGCCTTTGGCACAACCACCATTCTGTTGAGTCTGATCAACGCTGGTGTCCTCCCCATGGGCGGAACTGCGGTCGTCGTCCCCTTGGCATTGGTGTTTGGCGGGTTGACGCAGATGGTTGTCGACATCGTCGAATTCCAGCGCGGGAACACGTTTGAGGCTACAGCATCCTGCAGCTACGGCGCATTCTGGATGTGGTATGCCTTGCTTCAATTGCTGGCCGCCACCCGAATTCTCGATCTGGCAGCGGCTGGACCGACCATGGGCGCTGCCCTCCTGCTGTGGGGCGTGCTCACCCTCTATTTGTGGATCTGCACATTCCGCCAACCTCTGGTGGTTTTCCTGATCTTCCTAACCCTTTGGATTGACTATCTGTTGCTTGGGCTGGGCGCTTTCAATGATACGCCTGTCCTGACCCACGCAGGCGGTTGGCTCGGTATCTTGTGCGGTGCCATTGCGCTCTACGGGAGCTTCGGCACGATAATCAACGCAAATTCTGCAAAAGAAACTGTACCTTTAGGCCCAAAGCTTATCCCATGACGCTATAACATTTTTTACTATTACTGCGGTCAAAATTTAATTCTGATGATCAAGATGAAGTCTTTTCATATCGATTCATTTTGAAATCGGAATTGATCACCTGAATAGAGGAAGGCCAGCAACGCCGACCACTCCTTGGCACCTCCAGTTGGGCTAAGACCAGACCTGACCGGGGTGACTGCGACCACGATCGGATTGCGGAAGTGTGGCGATATATCACCGCCAATCCATCAAATTTCTTGCACTTAAACTGCAAAATTATGCGCTGAACGTTTGGATCTCACTTGGAATAAGGAGCGCCAGTCCGTGATAATCGAGCCTGAACCATGAGCATTCCCCCTGGCGCAGGGCGCACAGCCCCATTCGCGCCATTGATCAATCCGCAATGGCTGCTTTTCTCTTTGAGCAGCTTTCTGGCGGCCGGGATCACGCTGATTGTCACGTTCATGGCCAGCCTGCCCCGGCCATGGTGGGCGCTGCTGACCGTCTATGTCACCGCGCAACCGATGGCAGGCGCCTTTCGCCCCAAGGCGATTTACCGGCTGGGCGGGATCGCACTGGGCGCGCTGGTGACCATCGCGCTTGTGCCCAACCTGCAGAATTCTCCCGCGCTGCTGGTGCTCTGCCTGGCCGCATGGACGGGCTTCTGCATCTATTTTGCCGTGCTGGACCGCACGCCGCGCGCCTTCCTGTTCCAGATGTCGGCCTTCAGCGCGGCGGTGATCAGCTTTCCCTATCTCGACGATCCGGGCAACATCTTCGATACGACCATCGCCCGTGTGCAGGAAATGGCCATCGCCATCCTGAGCGTCACGGCGGTGCATGCCGTGCTTCAGCCATGGAGCGCCACGCCGGTAATCCGTGGCCGCGCGCAATCCTTCCTGACCCACGCCCGCCAATGGATGGCCGAGGCGATCGGCGAGCAGCACACGGTGCTTGAGAACGATCATCGCCGCCGTCTGGCCACCGATGTGACCGAATTGGGCATGCTGGCGGTGCATCTGCCCTTCGACCAGCGGTCGGCGCCCGCCACCCGCCAGCGTATCGCTGCCTTGCAGCAGCAGTTGGCCCGCATCCTGCCGCTGGTCTCGGCGGCATCGAACCGGTTGGCTTTCCTGCGCAACGGATCTGCATTTCCGCTCGCCCTTGAACGCCTGCTCGCGGACATCACCACATGGCTAAGGGATCAGAATAGCCGGGCGGTGGAGGGTTTCACTCTGGCGCAACGCTGCATGCGGCTTGCTCACACCGCCGAGGCGCAGCGCGATTGGCCCTCCCTGCTGGAGGCGAGCGCCTGCATCCGTCTGGCCGAGGCGCTCAAGGCCATGGCAATCAGCCGCCGCCTTGCCGAGCGGATCGGCATGCCCTCTCGCCAGCAGGGCCGCCAGACGCCCGCGCCCTTCGCTCTGGCGCGCGATCACACCATGGCTGCACTGGCCGGACTGGCCACGGCGCTGGCAATCATGCTGTACTGCGGTTTCTGGATCGTGCTGGCCTGGCCCAATGGCTCGGCCACGGCGGCCTTCGCCGCGCTGATCACCTGCTCCTTTGCCGCGCAGGACGATCCGGCGCCCACCATCACGCGCTATCTGGTGGCCACACTCAAGACCTATCCGCTGGCCGCGCTTTACCTCTTCGTGATCCTGCCGCGTGTCGATGGCGCCGAGATGCTGATCCTCACTTTGGCGCCCGCGCTGATCTGGATGGGCTATCTTCAGGCCGATCCCGCGCGCACCGCGCAGGCACTGCCGATGTTTTCCTGCTTTATCGTGGCCATGGGCTTTCTCGCCCGGTTTCAGGCCGATTTCGCCACTTTCGTCAACACGGGCCTTGCACAAACGGGCGGCATCGTCACCACGCTGGTGGTCACGAAACTGTTCCGCTCGACCAATGCGCTGTGGACGGCGCGGCGCATCGCCCGCGCCAACTGGAGCGATATGGCGCAGCTGGCCGACATTCGCCGCCCCTTCCGCCCCGCCGACTGGACCGCCAGAGCGGTGGACCGCCTCGGCCAGTTCGCGGCAAGGATCGCGCTGGCTCCGCCCGGCGATGCGCTGCATGGGGCCGACGGGCTGGCCGATCTGCGGATCGGGCGCAACATCATCCCGCTGCGTCGTGCGCTCAGCCATGTGCCGCATGATCTGCGCCACAGTCTGGGCGTGGTGCTGGGCGATCTGGCGCAGGCCTATCACGCGCGCCGGCAACAGGGGATTGCGCTGCCACCGCCCGCCGCGCTGCTGGGGGGCATCGATGATGCTCTGCGCGGCCTGCTGGTGCTGCCCGCCGATGCTGCGCGGCAGGAAGCGGTGCGCGCGCTGGTCGGTATGCGCTGCAACCTGTTCCCGCAAGCCGATGATTTCACCGTGAGGGCCCCGTGATCGAGGAAGTGCATCTCTGGGGCATCTATATGCCCGCCGCGCTGGCATGGGGCGTGCTGGCCGCGATCCTTGTCTTCGCCCTGCGCGGGGTGTTGCAGCGCCTGCCCCTCGAACGCCTTCTCTGGCACCCCAGCCTCGCCGAGCTGGCCTTGTTCTTTCTGCTGTGGTGGGGGCTCGGCGCCCTTGCCGACAGGCTTCCTGCCGGATGGTTCACATCATAATGGTCTATCGTCAAACTCTGCTGCGTTCGCTGGCCACCTTGCTGGTCATCCTGATCATTCTGGCGGGCATCTATGCACTCTGGCTGCGCTATCAGGTCGAACCTGTCACCCGCGACGGCAAGCTGCGCGCCGATATGGTGCCGGTCTCACCCGATGTCAGCGGGCTGGTCACCGATGTGCGGGTGACCGACAATCAGGTGGTGAAGAAGGGCGATGTGCTCTTCGTCATCGACCGGCCCCGTTATCAGCTGGCCCTCGATCAGGCCGAGGCGACGCTGGCGCTGCAGCAAACCATGCTGGCGCAGGCCGCGCGGGAGGACCGCCGCAACCGCGCCATGCCCGAGGTGGTCGCCGCCGAAGTGACAGAGCAGGGCAGCGCCAAGGTCAGCGAATTGCGCGCCACCATCGGGCAAGCTCTGGCGACGCGCAATCTGGCACGTTTCAACCTGAGCCGCACCGTGGTGCGGGCACCGGTCGATGGCACGGTGTCCAATGTGGGTCTGCAGCCGGGCGTCTATCTGACGGCGGGCAAGCCGGCGCTGGCGCTGGTCTCCGACAAGACCTTGCGCGCCGAGGGCTATTTCGAGGAAACCAAGCTGCCCGATGTGCGCATCGGCGATCCGGCCAGCCTCTATCTGATGGGCGTGGCCGACCGCATCGACGGCCATGTCCAGAGCATCGCGGGCGGTGTCGAGGATCGTGAGCGCACCGGCGCCGATGGCCAGCTCGCCAATGTGAATCCCGCCTTCACCTGGGTTCGCCTTGCCCAGCGCATTCCAGTGCGCGTCGCCATCGACAAGGTCCCGCCCGGCGTCCGCCTGATCCCCGGTCAGACGGTGACTGTCATCGTGCATCCCCGCAAGGATGGGCGCAGCATTCACAGGAGCCTCCCGTGGTAAGGCGCGCCGCAGCGCTGCTGTTGGTGACGGTGCTGGGGGCATGCACCACCGTGGGGCCGAATTACCACGTTCCCGATAAAGCGGTGGTGAAAGCGCCCGAAGCGCAGGGGGCGTTTCTCTCCGCCTCGGCGGGCACAACGGCGCAGGCTTTGCCAGATCGCTGGTGGGCGCTTTACGATGATCCCAAACTCGATGCGCTGATCGAGCAGGCCTTGAATGCCAACACCGATCTGCGCGTGGCTCAGGCCAATCTGGAGCGCAGTCTGGCCCTGCTGGGCGAACGCAACGCGTCCCGCGAAATTCAGGGCGGGGTCGATGCCGAAACCACCCAGTCGCAACGCTCGGCAGAGGCGGAGTTGCAGCATGTGCAGCCGCCCCGGCGGGAACTTTACAACATCGGCCTGGCGGTCAGCTATGATTTCGACCTGTTCGGCGGGCTGAAGCGCGGGATCGAGGCCGCCCATGCCGACAGCGAAGCTGCCGAGGCTGCGCGCGATCTGGTGCGTGTCAATGTCGCCGCCGAGGTGGCCCGCGCCTATGCCGATATCTGCAACAGCGGCCATCAGATGGATGTGCTTGGCCATGCCATTGCCGTGCAGAACAAGGGCGTGCGCCTGACCCGGTTGACCATCCAGCATGGCCGCACGGCGCCCTATGAACTCGACCGTCGTCAGGCCTTGCTGGAAGGCACCAGCGCCCGCCTGCCGCGCCTGGTCGCACGGCAGCGCAATGCGCTGTTCCGCCTGACCGCCCTGCTGGGGCAAGTCCCCGCTCAGGCCGACACCAGCCTGTTGCAATGCCATGCTCCCCTGGCGATCCGGCAGGCGATCCCGGTCGGCGATGGGCAGGCCCTGCTGCAACGCCGCCCCGATATCCGCATCGCCGAAAGGCGTCTGGCGGCCACGACGGCGCGGATCGGCGTGGCCACGGCGGCGCTCTATCCCGATATCACCTTTGGCGCGACGACAGGGTCGACCGGCGCGTTGACCGATTTCCTCTCGCCGCTGACCAACCGTTTCGGCTTTGGCCCGGGGATCAGCTGGACGCTCAACCGCCATGCCGCCCGTGCCCGGATCGAGGCGACGCAAGCGCAAAGCCGGGCCGATCTGGCCAGCTTCGACGGCACGGTCATCAAGGCCCTGCGGGAGGTGGAAACCGCACTCGACAGCTATGAGGCGGGCCTCGTGCAGCAACAGCGGCTGGAGCAGGCGCAGGCCGATGCCGCCCGCCTGTTGCAGCGCACCGCCCAGTTGCGACGCGGCGGACGGATCGCCGTCTTCCCCGCGCTAGATGCTGAAAGGGATGCTCTGGCCGCCGAGCAGGCCGCTGCCGAGGGGCAGGCAGCGGTCAATGATGATCAGATCAGCCTGTTTCTGGCACTGGGCGGAGGGTGGGCAACCCCGAAATAAGGCGTCAGACTGTGATCGCCGCAGCCTCATGCAGGCCAGAGCGGATGCGGTCCATCACGCCCGGATCGGCCTTGGCGGAATGGACCATATAGGCTGAATAGGAAAACTCCGGGCTGCCCGGCACCAGCGCGAGGCGGCCTTGCTCCAGATAGGGTCGGATAAAGCCTTTGCGGAAATAGCCGCTGCCGCCTGTTTCCAGAATATAGTCCAGCGCCAGCGGGCCATAGCTGATCGAGACAACCGGATTGGGCTGATCGGGAAAGGCTGCCTGATAGCTGGCGGCGAACTCATCTCCCCAGTCGATCTGTACGTGGTCCTCGGCGGTGAGGGGCGCAGTGGTGGGTGTCGTGCGCACCAGCACCAGCTTTTCCTCGAACAGCAGTTCAGCGATGATGCCCGGACGGCTGGGGGCTGCATAGAGCACCGCCACATCCAGCGTGCCGTCCTGCACCTGCTCCATCAGCCGCTCGGACGCATCGATCTGGGTGCTGACGGCGATCTCCGGGCATTCCCGGCGCATCCAGAGCAGCCAGTGGCGCAGCAGCGGGTTCCACAGGCTGATCTCTGCCCCTACCGTCACCACAGTTTCGCGACCGGGCGGCAAAGCGACTGCCCGCTGTGCCCGTGCCCAGACCTGCACCAGCGTGGTGGCAAACCGCAGGAACTGCTCGCCCGCCGGGGTCAACCGCGCCCCGGCCTTGTTGCGGATGAAGACAGGGCGGTCGAGCTGCTCTTCCAGCACGCGGATACGCGCGCTGACTGCGGTCTGCGTCAGATTGAGGTTGTTGGCCGCTCCCACGAAGCTGCCGGTCTTGACGACCTCCAGAAAGGTCCGGGCAACGCTGATGTCCATTCAATCAATGTCTGTATGAAACTGCATATCTCAGGATTTTTAGCCTGATTAAATATCCCTCTCAAGGGAAGAGTGAACCGCGCCCAGCCTGCATAGGCAGGTCCGTTTTCGCCGAGTTCAGGTTGGAAATTCGTTGGCCCCTTATTGAGGCTCCCTATGCCAACCGGCCATCTAAAAAGGATCGGAAACAACCCTCCCGAGGGGAGCGTTCCGGTGCCGTCGCGACGGGCATCTGAACCTGTGGCATCTACCCCGGTCCTCCAGCTTCAAACCGGAACTTCCGGAAACCGCGACCGCGCCGCCGCCGCGGATGCATATGGCTCTGCTCAGGGGATCGAGGCCAAAGGCAGAAAGCTGCCATATCCGCCTTGCAGGAAAAGCAGGGGCGTATGAGGATGTTCGACAGCCATGGCATAGACTTCGCCCACCGCGATGTCATGGTCCCCCGCCTCATGCACAGCATAGGGGCGACAGGCGATCCAGGCCACGACGCCCTCGATGATGGGCAGGCCGCCGCTGGACAGTCGATAGGGTACGTTCTCGAACTTGTCCTCCAGCCGGGATGACAGCGCCCGGCAGACGTCCTGCTGATGCTGCGAGAGAACATTCACGCAAAAATCCCCGGCCACAGCGATATCGGCCCAGCTTTTGGAGCGGCGATCCGGCAGGAACGCCACCAGCGGCGGATCGAGCGACACCGATGTGAACGACCCCACCACCATGCCTTTGGGCTTGCCCTCTTTCATGGCGGTCACGGCGCAGACGCCCGTGGGATAATGCCCCAGAATTCTGCGGAATTCCGCAGCGTCGATGGCCTCGGCAATCATGACTTTATCCTTGTGCAAGCAGGCCATCAGGCTCCGGCGCGTCAGGCGCCGGGGCCTTGACCGCCGGATAGCTGTAAGGCCCAAGCAGGAGAATCCCGGCAGCGCACACGATGAAGGACCCGCTCAGCAAGGGCAGCACCGCTTCATAAGAGCCAAGCTTTTCGTAAGCGAAGCCCACCAGGATCGGGCCCACCGCGATGCACACCATCACAGCGCCCTGAAGCACGCCGATCAGCGAACCGAACCGCCGCATGCCGAAATAGCGGCTGGTCAGAAAAGCCAGCAGGTCCACCTCGATGCCAAAGGCGATCCCGCACAGGCCCGCGGCAAACAGCGTGACCGCAAAGGCATGATTGACCAGCATCAGCACCACGCCCGAGGCTGCCAGCAGCAGCACCCCGGCCCCCACGCGCGTGCCGTGAAACCGGTCGAGCAGCACGCCCCCCAAGCGGCCGACCAGCGAGGCCAGACCGAACGCCGAAAGCACCACGGTCGCCTTATCCGCGCTGATGCCGCGCGCCAGCATCAGCGGGACGATGTTTGTCTGCAGCCCGGTCACCGTCAGGGCGGCAAGGCACAGCGGGATGATGATCAACCAGAAGTGGCGGGTCCGCACCGCCTCCCCGACGCTGAGCCCGGGCATGTTGAGCGCAGGCGCACGATCGCGCGCGGGATCAGCGATCACATCCCCGCCAGCCGCGCGCGGGCGCACGAACAGCAGGATCATCGTCAGGCCGACCACCAGCGCCAGACAGGCAAGCCACAGATAGGCCTGACGAAAGCCCGCCGTGCGGATCAGATAGGTCGCCACGATCGGGATGGTGGTCGTCCCCAGCCCCATCAGGGCCGCGGTGGCCCCGATCCCGGCGCCGCGATTGGCATCGAACCATGTCACCACCGCTTTCGCGCAGGAAATCAGGATGCCGCTGGTGGCCAGCCCCATCAGGGCGAAAGGCACATAAAACAACGGCAGCGAGAGAGGCGCCACCGAGACAGCCGCCAGACAGAGGCAATAGGCCAGCCAGCAACTCACCAGGATCGGCCGCATGGCAAAGCGGTCGATCAGCCGGCCGCAGATCGGCAGGCCCACGGCCACGCCCAGAGCGCAGGCAGTATAGCCGCCCAGCACCGATGTCCTGCTCCAGCCGGTCGCCTGCGTCAGGGGCAGCACGAAAAGGCTGAAGGTCGAGAGCACCAGCGGTTGCGCGCTGACCGCCTGGGTCACCCCCGCGCCAAAGACGACATGCCAGGGGCTCTGACGGGACGAAACGGTGGTAACATCAGAAGACATTGCGATCATCCGTCTTGAAAGGTGATGCACCTGCCGGTTTCGGCAATCCCGGGCAGGTGCTGATGGTCATGATGCGGCTGCGGCTTCAGCCGAAGATCGTCTTCATCTTGACGTCACCGATCGGCTGGGTGATGCCCTTGGTGAGCAGGAAGCCGCCGATGCGATCGACCCCGCCGCCAAAGGCGCTCTGCTTGTAGAAGTCGCGCAGCGCATTGGGCGCCCCGCGCTGGCCGTTGATCAGCAATTGACCGGTGCTCAGCTTGCGTGAAAACTCGGTCGCGCGCGCCAGATCACGGCTGTAGACGCTGCCGCTCAGGCCGAAATCGGTGGCGTCATGCAGCATGACCGCCTCTTCCTCGGTGTCATAGGCCGAAACGGTGAAGACCGGGCCAAAGATTTCCTCGCGGAAGATCTTCATGTCAGCCGTTACGCCGGTAAAGACGGTGGGGGCGACATAATAGCCCTTGTCGAAACCGGTCGGCGTGTTGCCGCCCAGCGCCAACACCGCGCCTTCTTCCAGCCCGCTGCGGATGTAGCCTTCCACGCGCTCCTTCTGGCGGGCGGAGACCAGCGGGCCCATGATCGTTTCATCATCCGAAGGATCGCCGAAGCGGAAGGACTGCAGCGTGGCGATCACCCCCGCGACCACCTCATCCTGCATCTTGCGCGGCACGATGATGCGTGCGTTGCAGAAGCAGGCCTGACCCGAAAACGGCAGCCCCTCGCGTTGGATCGAGGAGAGGAACAGCTCCACATCGGCATCGTCGAGCAGCACCGCCGCCGACTTGCCGCCCAGCTCGGCGATCAGCGGCTTGAGCGTGTTGGCGCATTCGCGCGCCACCGCCTTGCCCGATGCCGTCGACCCGGTGAAGGAGACCTTGGCAATGCCGGGATGCGCCACCAGCGCCGCGCCCGTAGCAGGGCCGCCGGTGACGACGTTGAACACGCCGCTGGGCACACCCGCATCGCGCAGGATCTCGGCCAGCAGATAGCAGTCGAGCGAGGTTTCCGGCGAAGGCTTGGCCACCACGGTGCAACCGGCGGCCAGCGCATTGGCAACCTTCATCGCCAGCAGTGCTTGCGGCGCATTCCAAGGCGAAATGGCGGCCACCACGCCGATCGGCTCGCGCTGAAGCAGTGTCTTGCCGCCATTGGGCGCCTCGACCAGCGTTTCATCCTCCAGCTGCCCGGCCCCCATCGAGGCCTGACGGTAAAGCATCTGGGTGATCGTCACATCCTGATCGCGCCACCAGCGGGGTGCGCCATTCTGCAGCAACAGCAGATCCTTCAGCTCCTCGGCACGCGCGGCGATGCCTTCGGCGACGCGGGCCAGAATGGCCGAGCGCGCGGCGCCACCGGCACGGCGCCAGCCGGGCAGCGCGGCGCGCGCGGCGGCCACGGCCCGGTCGATGTCGCGCTCATTGGCATCGGGGATGCTGCCGATGCGCTCCTCGGTGGCAGGGTTGATGGCATGGAGCCGCGCGGTGCTGTCGGCCGCCACGAATTCGCCGCCGATGAAAAGGTCTGAACGGTCGTGCTGGATTGCTGTGGACACTTCGAAACTCCTTAATCGTGCAAAGTCGCGGCGGGCGAGGCCGGAGCCCCGTCGTCAGCCGGGCGATACGTGTCGGCAAGCGCGCGCGGATCGAGCAGGCCCTGCGCCTGCTGCTGCAACAGGCTGGCATGATCGGGCGTGGCGGAAGCGAGGAAGTGCCCCTGCGCCAGAGCCTCGACCAGCACAGCCACCGCCTGCTCGGGGGTCTGCCTGAGGCGCGGGATCAGCCTTGCCAGCGCCGGATCGAGCGGCGGCGCCCCGGCGGGCGGCTTGGCAAAGCCCGTATCGGTCACATCGGGCGCGAAGAGCGTGACACCCACACCATAAGGCGCCAGCGCCACCGCCGTCGATTGCGCAAGACCGATAACCGCCGCCTTGGACGCGATATAGGGCGCCGTCCGCCCACTGAGCGGATGGCCGCTGATCAGCGCCAGGCTGGAGCTGGTCAGCACCACATGGCCCGAGCGCCTTTCCGTGAGATGCGGCGTGAAGGCACGCAACACCCGCACCATGCCCATGACATTGACGTTGAGCACCCGCTCCCACGCCTCATCCGACAGCGTAGCGATGTCGCCGGGGCCGGTGATCCCGGCATGGCTCATCACCAGATCCACCGCGCCGAAGCGGTCAAGCGCCATGTCGCGCGCATGTTCGACCTGACCGGTATCGGCAACATCGCAGGCCAGCCCGATCGCGCTGGGCAGCGAGGCCGCCAGCGCCTGCGCCGCCGCACCGTCAATGTCCGCGATCACGACATTGCCGCCCGCCTTCGCCACATGAGTGGCAAAGCTGCGCCCCATGCCGCTGGCGCCCGCCGTGATGAACAGCGTCTTCCCGGAAAAATCCATCATCATGCTCCAGCCTGCGCGGCGTTGAATTTGGCCTGAGGCAGCGTATCGAGCCGGAACAGGCGATCGGAATTCTCATGCATCACCTTGCGGCGCTGCTCCTCATCGAGCGTGACCGTCGAGCGTATCCATGCGGTGCCTTCGCTCGCCGAGGCGTAGGGATGGTCGGCGGCGAACAGGATGCGGTCGATCGGCGTCACCTCCATCGCGCAGCGCATCGGCGCATCGTAGAAGAAGCCCGCCGTGGTGACGTAAAAATTGCCGCGATAGACATCCTTGAGATGCTGCGACATCTCGGGCGAGGCGCGGTTGAGCACCTTGATCGATCGGTCGAGGAAGAAGGGCAATCCCTCACCGCCATGGCCGATGATCAGTTGCAGCCGGGGAAAGCGCTGAAACACGCCATTGAGCACCATGCGCATGCTGTGCATGGCCACTTCATAATGCCAGCCCATCATGCCGGTCGACAGCATCGCGCCGAACGCCGGGGGCAGATTGGAATAATAGGCGTCCACCACCGCCTTGGGTGCATAGCCGGGGTGCAGATACAGGGGCACGTCCAGCGCCTCTGCGGCCTCAAGCATCGGCCA
The Novosphingobium terrae DNA segment above includes these coding regions:
- a CDS encoding SDR family NAD(P)-dependent oxidoreductase codes for the protein MMMDFSGKTLFITAGASGMGRSFATHVAKAGGNVVIADIDGAAAQALAASLPSAIGLACDVADTGQVEHARDMALDRFGAVDLVMSHAGITGPGDIATLSDEAWERVLNVNVMGMVRVLRAFTPHLTERRSGHVVLTSSSLALISGHPLSGRTAPYIASKAAVIGLAQSTAVALAPYGVGVTLFAPDVTDTGFAKPPAGAPPLDPALARLIPRLRQTPEQAVAVLVEALAQGHFLASATPDHASLLQQQAQGLLDPRALADTYRPADDGAPASPAATLHD
- a CDS encoding amidohydrolase family protein: MNEPIGTPARTRVVAVEEHFRTPELEAVLDGPEKLFPKILGENLADIGEKRLAAMDAAGIDVQVLSSAAPHVQWMEPDQAVDVACRVNDRLAEAVAVHPDRFAGLATLATPAPVDAARELERCVRDLDFRGAMIHGHTGGRFLDDQFFWPMLEAAEALDVPLYLHPGYAPKAVVDAYYSNLPPAFGAMLSTGMMGWHYEVAMHSMRMVLNGVFQRFPRLQLIIGHGGEGLPFFLDRSIKVLNRASPEMSQHLKDVYRGNFYVTTAGFFYDAPMRCAMEVTPIDRILFAADHPYASASEGTAWIRSTVTLDEEQRRKVMHENSDRLFRLDTLPQAKFNAAQAGA